AGGAGACCGCGGCGGAGGCAACCGTCCCCAAAGTGGCGCCCGAACCCTGTTCCCCGCCGTCGTCGTCCGGCTCGGTGTCCCGGCAGTCCACCAGCCAGTGGCCCGTGTGCAGGACCCCCGTATTGCCGCTCATCCGCAGCATGCGCTCACGGGCCACGGCGGCGGTATACGGCTTGCCGTGCGCCTCGCCGTCAAACTCGAAGACGGAATCGCAGCCCAGGACCAGGGCCCCTTCTGCTTCCGGGAGGGCCGCCACGGCTTCGGCCTTCGCCCGGGCAAGGAGCAGTGCGGTGTCATGGGGGTCGGTAACGCCGTACCGGGCCTGGACGGCGTCCTCGTCCACGTCTGAGACCAGGACGGTGTGGCGGATGCCGGCCTCGGCCAGGAGCTTGGTGCGGGCGGGGGACTGGGAGGCGAGAATCAGGCGGGGCACAGTTCCAGCCTAGTGGACCAGT
The Arthrobacter sp. PGP41 genome window above contains:
- a CDS encoding Maf family protein, whose protein sequence is MPRLILASQSPARTKLLAEAGIRHTVLVSDVDEDAVQARYGVTDPHDTALLLARAKAEAVAALPEAEGALVLGCDSVFEFDGEAHGKPYTAAVARERMLRMSGNTGVLHTGHWLVDCRDTEPDDDGGEQGSGATLGTVASAAVSFLEMEPAEIDAYIATGEPLHCAGSFTIDGLGGAFIRKVDGDPHTVVGLSVSTLRDLLASANVRITDLWPA